One Elusimicrobiales bacterium genomic region harbors:
- the infC gene encoding translation initiation factor IF-3 yields the protein MQQQRSRHYGPRRNHQINISPVRVVDVDGTMLGVKPIQEALGLARERGLDLVEIAPQARPPVCKVLDYSKYLYEQDKKQRDARKKQRSSVLKELRIKPRIASHDLETKVRHMEEFLGKGDKVRLTVVFHGRENQHRDLGRNLIEQLRVRFEPTATVDGGIQTQGNRMSITLAPKGHN from the coding sequence ATCCAACAGCAGCGCAGCAGGCACTACGGTCCGAGAAGGAACCATCAGATAAACATTTCTCCCGTCCGCGTTGTGGATGTTGACGGGACGATGCTGGGCGTAAAGCCCATACAGGAAGCGCTGGGACTGGCCAGGGAGCGCGGGCTGGATCTGGTTGAAATAGCCCCGCAGGCAAGGCCGCCCGTGTGCAAGGTGCTGGACTATTCCAAGTACCTCTACGAGCAGGACAAGAAACAGCGGGACGCGCGCAAAAAGCAGCGCTCCAGCGTGCTTAAGGAACTGCGGATAAAGCCGCGCATCGCCTCCCACGACCTTGAAACCAAGGTCCGCCATATGGAGGAGTTCCTGGGCAAGGGCGACAAGGTGCGCCTGACCGTGGTTTTCCATGGCCGCGAAAACCAGCACCGCGACCTGGGCCGCAACCTGATAGAGCAGCTGCGCGTCCGGTTCGAGCCGACCGCCACGGTTGACGGCGGAATACAGACTCAGGGCAACAGGATGTCAATCACCCTGGCGCCCAAAGGACATAACTGA
- the rpmI gene encoding 50S ribosomal protein L35 → MPKLKSHSGAKKRFRRSASGKWTHAKTGRRHRLVEMSSKRGRNLRRGAVHGKSSAEAKMLKAYLPYD, encoded by the coding sequence ATGCCAAAACTCAAAAGCCACAGCGGCGCGAAAAAGAGATTCAGAAGGTCGGCATCGGGCAAGTGGACCCATGCCAAGACCGGACGGCGGCATCGCCTGGTGGAGATGTCGTCCAAGCGCGGCAGAAACCTGCGGCGCGGCGCGGTTCACGGTAAAAGCTCCGCGGAAGCGAAAATGCTCAAGGCCTATCTGCCTTACGATTGA